Proteins from a single region of Chitinophagales bacterium:
- a CDS encoding YebC/PmpR family DNA-binding transcriptional regulator — protein MGRIFEVRKATMFARWDRMAKQFTRIGKEIVIAVKAGGPDHTTNPALRRCMQNARSVGMPKDRVEAAIKRALGKDTSNYEEILYEGYAPHGVAILVEAATDNNTRTVANVRSHFNKGGGSMGTSGSVSFQFKKMGVFKLKPENVNIEELELELIDFGLEEMGEGTGENGEAIIVLRCGFTDFGNLQKALEDKNIATISAELEWIPSVTVPVTDEQAEEISKLIERLEQDDDVSKVFHNMG, from the coding sequence ATGGGTAGGATTTTTGAAGTACGTAAAGCCACCATGTTTGCCCGCTGGGATCGCATGGCCAAGCAGTTCACACGAATTGGTAAGGAAATCGTGATTGCCGTTAAAGCAGGCGGACCAGACCATACCACCAACCCGGCGCTGCGCCGTTGTATGCAGAACGCCAGAAGTGTGGGCATGCCAAAAGACCGTGTAGAAGCAGCTATTAAGCGCGCATTGGGTAAGGATACCAGCAATTACGAAGAAATCTTGTACGAAGGATATGCGCCCCATGGCGTTGCCATTCTGGTGGAAGCCGCTACCGATAACAATACCAGAACTGTTGCCAACGTGCGCAGCCATTTCAACAAAGGTGGTGGCAGTATGGGCACCAGCGGAAGCGTAAGCTTTCAGTTCAAGAAGATGGGTGTTTTCAAGCTGAAGCCTGAGAACGTCAATATCGAAGAACTGGAATTAGAACTGATTGATTTTGGCTTGGAGGAAATGGGTGAAGGCACCGGCGAAAATGGCGAAGCCATTATTGTATTACGTTGCGGCTTTACCGATTTCGGTAACCTGCAAAAAGCACTGGAAGACAAGAATATTGCAACGATCAGTGCTGAACTGGAATGGATTCCTTCCGTTACGGTTCCGGTAACTGATGAACAAGCCGAAGAAATCAGTAAATTGATTGAACGCTTGGAGCAGGATGATGATGTAAGTAAGGTATTCCATAACATGGGTTAA
- a CDS encoding transketolase: METSLQNAAANDMMSFEGFRNEVLHDFRIAVTSREASLLGRREVLTGKAKFGIFGDGKEVAQLAMAKFFRAGDFRSGYYRDQTFMFAAGLASVEQFFAQLYADPDLRNDPFSAGRQMNAHFATRMVDDNGNWLDLANRKNVSSDIAPTAGQMPRALGLAFASKCFRNTHQLHRFDQLSHNGNEICFCTIGDASTSEGHFWETINAAGVLQVPLAVFVWDDGYGISVPKEYQTTKGSISAALKGMQKAEGTNGLDIYRLKAWDYAGMCEVLEQALQRVRDTHVPAVFHVEEVTQPQGHSTSGSHERYKSRERLEWEREWDCIRKFQEWIVSNQIATEEELTQIWNEAKEHVKDSRKLAWEKYQAPIKVQLEHAATLISSIMVNDMDAYTRIQKIAADMRAMKEPLRRDVMHHIALALEAAGNSPTKFELEQYYQQLMTESAQLFSSHLYNEGPKAALRVPEVKPLISFDAPTVNGYEVLNKYFDSLFASNPRVFAFGEDVGYIGDVNQGFAGLQEKHGANRIFDTGIREATIMGQAIGMALRGLRPIAEIQYLDYLLYGLQPLSDDVATVHYRTKGQHSCPVIIRTRGHRLEGIWHSGSPMGMIINALRGMYVCVPRNMVQAVGMYNTLLASNDPALVIECLNGYRLKEKMPANLLEYTVPLGVPEVLKEGTDLTIVSYGSTLRIIQEAIERLEAEGISCELIDVQTLLPFDRPQNILASLKKTNKILFVDEDVNGGAAAYMYNQVIEQQGGYKWLDVAPRTLTAKDHRPAYGSDGDYFSKPNVEDVIRIARAMANE, translated from the coding sequence ATGGAAACAAGTTTACAAAATGCCGCTGCCAACGATATGATGTCTTTCGAAGGCTTCCGCAATGAAGTGCTGCATGATTTTCGTATCGCAGTCACCAGCCGTGAAGCCAGTTTGTTGGGTAGAAGAGAAGTGCTCACCGGTAAAGCTAAGTTTGGCATCTTCGGTGATGGTAAGGAAGTGGCGCAGTTAGCAATGGCCAAATTCTTCCGTGCAGGCGATTTTCGCTCCGGCTATTATCGCGATCAAACCTTCATGTTTGCAGCAGGATTGGCTAGCGTTGAACAATTCTTCGCACAGCTATATGCAGATCCTGATTTGCGTAACGATCCATTCAGCGCAGGCCGACAAATGAATGCCCACTTCGCAACCAGAATGGTGGATGATAATGGCAATTGGCTGGATTTGGCGAATCGTAAAAACGTATCATCTGATATCGCACCAACAGCCGGACAAATGCCGCGTGCATTGGGGCTTGCTTTTGCTTCTAAATGTTTCCGTAATACACATCAGTTGCATCGTTTTGATCAGCTGAGTCATAATGGTAATGAAATCTGTTTCTGTACCATCGGTGATGCCAGCACCAGCGAAGGTCATTTCTGGGAAACCATCAATGCTGCGGGTGTGTTGCAAGTGCCATTGGCTGTATTTGTGTGGGATGATGGCTATGGTATTTCTGTACCTAAAGAATATCAAACTACTAAAGGTTCTATTTCTGCAGCGTTGAAAGGCATGCAGAAAGCTGAGGGTACGAATGGATTGGATATCTATCGCTTGAAAGCCTGGGATTATGCTGGTATGTGTGAGGTATTAGAGCAGGCATTGCAACGTGTACGTGATACCCATGTACCTGCAGTTTTTCATGTTGAAGAAGTGACACAACCGCAAGGACATTCTACCAGTGGTAGTCATGAACGCTATAAGAGTCGGGAAAGACTGGAGTGGGAGCGTGAGTGGGATTGTATCCGCAAATTCCAGGAATGGATTGTGAGCAATCAAATCGCAACAGAAGAGGAGTTGACGCAAATTTGGAATGAGGCGAAAGAGCATGTGAAGGACAGCCGCAAACTGGCTTGGGAAAAATATCAGGCACCGATTAAAGTTCAGTTGGAGCATGCTGCAACATTGATCAGCAGTATCATGGTGAATGATATGGATGCGTACACACGTATTCAGAAGATCGCAGCTGATATGCGCGCCATGAAAGAGCCATTACGCAGAGATGTAATGCACCATATTGCTCTCGCATTGGAAGCAGCCGGTAACTCGCCCACCAAGTTTGAGTTGGAACAATACTATCAGCAATTAATGACGGAAAGTGCACAATTATTCAGTTCACACTTATACAATGAAGGTCCGAAAGCGGCATTGCGTGTACCTGAAGTAAAGCCTTTGATTTCTTTTGATGCACCTACTGTGAATGGGTATGAAGTGCTGAACAAATATTTTGATAGTTTATTCGCATCTAATCCACGTGTGTTTGCATTTGGTGAGGATGTAGGCTATATCGGTGATGTGAATCAGGGCTTTGCCGGTTTACAAGAAAAGCATGGTGCCAATCGTATTTTCGATACAGGTATCCGCGAAGCAACCATCATGGGGCAGGCCATTGGCATGGCTTTGCGCGGGTTAAGACCAATCGCTGAAATTCAATATCTCGATTATTTGTTGTACGGCTTGCAGCCTTTGAGTGATGATGTGGCTACAGTACACTATCGTACCAAAGGTCAGCATAGCTGTCCGGTAATCATTCGTACACGCGGCCACCGTTTAGAAGGTATTTGGCATAGTGGCTCGCCTATGGGTATGATTATTAATGCACTGCGTGGTATGTATGTGTGCGTGCCCAGAAACATGGTGCAGGCAGTAGGTATGTATAATACTTTGCTCGCTTCGAATGATCCTGCATTGGTGATTGAGTGTTTGAATGGCTACAGACTAAAAGAGAAAATGCCGGCCAATTTGTTGGAATATACCGTACCACTTGGTGTGCCTGAAGTGCTGAAAGAAGGCACTGATCTAACGATTGTTTCTTATGGTTCTACATTACGCATCATTCAAGAAGCGATTGAGCGTTTGGAAGCAGAAGGTATTAGCTGTGAATTGATTGATGTGCAAACATTATTGCCATTCGATCGTCCGCAAAACATTCTGGCTTCATTGAAAAAGACCAATAAGATTTTGTTTGTGGATGAAGATGTGAACGGCGGTGCTGCAGCATACATGTACAATCAGGTGATTGAACAACAAGGCGGTTATAAGTGGTTGGATGTAGCGCCAAGAACATTAACAGCGAAAGATCATCGTCCTGCATATGGCAGCGATGGTGATTATTTCAGCAAGCCGAATGTAGAAGATGTGATTCGTATTGCCAGAGCAATGGCCAACGAGTAA
- a CDS encoding DUF1573 domain-containing protein, producing the protein MKQFVVLFIASLFTITAFAQKPPVKFASETHSFGKIKQNKPVTKEFVFQNTSNQPVVIEFATAECGCTTPDYPKQPIAKGQSGKIKVTFNAATMGTFKKNVTVKFVKFNAPVILTIDGEVTAPAPAKGKVK; encoded by the coding sequence ATGAAACAGTTTGTTGTTTTATTTATTGCCTCTTTGTTTACTATTACCGCTTTTGCGCAAAAACCTCCAGTAAAATTTGCCAGCGAGACGCATAGTTTTGGAAAAATCAAGCAAAACAAGCCTGTTACCAAGGAGTTTGTTTTTCAGAACACCTCTAATCAGCCTGTAGTAATTGAGTTTGCAACTGCAGAATGTGGTTGTACCACGCCAGATTATCCCAAGCAACCCATAGCTAAGGGACAAAGCGGTAAGATTAAAGTGACTTTCAACGCTGCTACTATGGGTACTTTCAAGAAAAACGTTACCGTAAAATTTGTGAAGTTCAATGCACCCGTAATCTTAACCATTGATGGTGAAGTAACTGCTCCTGCCCCAGCAAAAGGAAAAGTGAAATAA
- a CDS encoding pyridoxal phosphate-dependent aminotransferase codes for MLTISQRGLNMPASPIRKLVPYAEAAKKRGTKVYHLNIGQPDIETPKPVRDAIHNADFTILEYTHSAGLESYRRKLVEYYAKNGIHVNHNQIIITTGGSEAILFGFMACLDPGDEVIIPEPFYANYNGFAIAAGVKVVPITSNIADGFALPPIEAFEEKITSKTKAIVICNPNNPTGYNYSEAEMQKLKAIILKHHLYLFADEAYREFTYGEKQFSAMHLEGVDEHIVLMDTISKRYSACGARIGAFVTKNQALIDAAMKLAQMRLCAPYLEQVAGEAACDLPDDYFDTTKAEYQARRDAIVGRLNAMDGVFCPNPGGAFYAMAKLPIDDSDKFCQWLLESFEHNGQTVMLAPATGFYGTAGLGRQEVRLAYVLNIESIHGAMDCLEAALKVYPGRQ; via the coding sequence ATGTTAACCATTAGTCAGCGCGGGCTGAATATGCCTGCTTCACCTATCCGTAAACTGGTGCCCTATGCAGAAGCTGCCAAGAAAAGAGGCACCAAAGTCTATCACCTGAATATTGGTCAGCCGGATATTGAAACACCCAAGCCGGTTCGTGACGCCATACACAACGCCGATTTCACTATTCTGGAATACACCCATTCAGCCGGTCTGGAAAGCTATCGCAGAAAACTGGTGGAGTATTATGCCAAGAATGGCATTCATGTAAACCACAACCAGATCATCATCACTACAGGAGGCAGTGAAGCCATTTTGTTTGGCTTTATGGCTTGTCTGGATCCGGGTGATGAAGTGATTATCCCTGAACCCTTTTATGCTAATTACAATGGCTTCGCAATTGCCGCAGGTGTGAAAGTGGTGCCCATCACTTCGAACATCGCAGATGGTTTTGCCTTACCACCTATTGAAGCTTTTGAGGAAAAGATTACCAGCAAGACCAAAGCCATTGTGATCTGTAATCCCAACAACCCAACCGGTTATAATTATAGCGAAGCAGAAATGCAAAAGCTGAAAGCGATCATCCTGAAACACCATTTGTACCTGTTTGCGGATGAAGCTTATCGCGAATTCACCTATGGTGAAAAGCAATTCAGTGCCATGCATCTGGAAGGTGTGGATGAACATATCGTATTGATGGATACCATCAGCAAACGCTACAGTGCCTGTGGCGCAAGGATTGGCGCTTTCGTTACCAAAAACCAGGCATTGATTGATGCAGCAATGAAGTTGGCGCAAATGCGTTTGTGCGCACCTTATCTGGAGCAAGTAGCAGGCGAAGCTGCCTGTGATTTACCGGATGATTATTTTGATACCACCAAAGCCGAATACCAGGCAAGAAGAGATGCGATTGTTGGTCGCCTAAACGCAATGGATGGTGTTTTCTGCCCCAACCCTGGCGGCGCTTTTTATGCCATGGCCAAACTGCCGATTGATGATAGCGACAAATTTTGTCAATGGCTATTAGAGTCTTTTGAACACAATGGCCAAACAGTCATGCTGGCACCTGCTACCGGCTTTTACGGCACTGCAGGCTTAGGCAGACAAGAAGTAAGACTGGCTTATGTATTGAATATTGAATCGATTCACGGGGCGATGGATTGCCTGGAAGCAGCGCTGAAAGTATATCCCGGCCGTCAATAG
- a CDS encoding thiol-disulfide oxidoreductase DCC family protein, which produces MQTPDTHNGPVLLFDGVCNLCTGSVQFIIKRDPKRKFRFASLQSAFGQQVLQAHQLNTETFDSLVLLEHGKIYQRSTAALHIARQLSGVWPLFYVFIIIPAFIRNAVYDFIARNRYKWFGKKEACWLPTPDLQALFYK; this is translated from the coding sequence ATGCAAACACCAGACACACATAACGGCCCCGTACTCTTGTTTGATGGCGTATGCAATCTCTGCACCGGCAGCGTACAATTCATCATCAAAAGAGATCCAAAAAGGAAATTTCGATTTGCTTCTTTGCAAAGCGCATTCGGTCAGCAGGTGCTACAAGCACACCAACTCAATACGGAAACATTCGATTCATTGGTGCTGCTGGAGCATGGAAAAATTTATCAGCGCTCAACCGCCGCACTCCATATTGCTCGACAATTATCCGGTGTTTGGCCTTTGTTTTATGTATTCATCATTATTCCAGCATTCATCCGCAATGCTGTCTATGATTTCATTGCGCGTAACAGATACAAATGGTTCGGTAAAAAAGAAGCCTGCTGGTTACCGACTCCGGACCTGCAGGCTTTATTTTATAAATAA
- a CDS encoding DUF1573 domain-containing protein, whose product MKKIFVLMAALFTGIMAMAQNQPAKDITKVLEFKNAEYNMGKIPFGKPLEYEVEIKNISAETVVLEKVEGGCGCTTPKYEAGHKILPGEVYKITLGFNGGNMGPFTKFATLYFKDGMSRQVKFFGEAFQEPAKSSGKP is encoded by the coding sequence ATGAAAAAGATCTTCGTATTGATGGCCGCTTTGTTTACCGGCATCATGGCTATGGCACAAAACCAGCCAGCAAAGGACATTACCAAGGTGTTGGAATTCAAGAATGCTGAATACAATATGGGCAAGATTCCATTTGGTAAGCCGCTTGAATATGAAGTAGAGATCAAAAACATCAGCGCAGAAACAGTTGTATTGGAAAAAGTCGAAGGTGGCTGCGGTTGCACTACACCAAAATATGAAGCCGGGCATAAGATTCTTCCAGGTGAAGTATACAAAATTACCTTAGGCTTTAATGGAGGCAATATGGGACCGTTTACCAAATTTGCCACCTTGTATTTCAAAGATGGCATGAGCCGTCAAGTGAAATTCTTTGGAGAAGCTTTTCAAGAACCAGCTAAATCATCCGGAAAACCCTAA